The following proteins come from a genomic window of Mycobacterium sp. DL:
- a CDS encoding thioesterase family protein: protein MTSEDRSLRSGDFPVHWPVLTRWTDNDMFGHLNNAVYYALFDTAINAWITTTTGTDPLTAPWLGVVAESGCRYYAELKFPDPLAVGLVVERLGRTSVTYRLGVFQTPHDPLGAGDHPVAAVGHWVHVYVDRATRRPVPIPDEIRGLLESARSS, encoded by the coding sequence ATGACGAGTGAGGATCGGTCGCTGCGAAGCGGTGATTTCCCGGTGCACTGGCCGGTGTTGACGCGCTGGACCGACAACGACATGTTCGGTCACCTCAACAACGCGGTCTACTACGCACTGTTCGACACGGCGATCAACGCGTGGATCACCACCACCACCGGAACCGATCCGCTGACCGCCCCGTGGCTCGGGGTGGTGGCCGAATCCGGATGCCGGTACTACGCCGAGCTGAAATTTCCCGATCCGCTGGCCGTCGGCCTGGTGGTCGAGCGGTTGGGCCGAACCAGCGTCACCTACCGTCTCGGGGTCTTCCAGACTCCGCACGATCCGCTCGGTGCCGGTGACCATCCGGTCGCAGCCGTCGGGCACTGGGTGCACGTGTACGTCGATCGCGCCACCCGCCGACCTGTGCCGATTCCCGATGAGATCCGCGGACTACTGGAGAGCGCGCGCTCCAGCTAG
- a CDS encoding SDR family oxidoreductase — MSAVSVITGGAGGMGLATAKIVGRDHGVVLCDVRQERLDAAAAALDDLGITATAVNCDVTDAQAVARLFETAAGLGTVASVIHTAGVSPSMGGADYIIRTNALGTLNVDEAFYDTAAEGAAIVNVASMAAHLLPEEMMPTGKYPLAMQDVETFMTEMMSTCSAVPDEARSGFAYAVSKGFVRWYSSSQAERFNGRGLRIVSVSPGSVDTEMGRLEEQAGAGAMVTNAAVPRWGKREEMAELLAFCVSDKAGYLTGTDILNDGGVVASMRERARVAEGG; from the coding sequence ATGAGTGCAGTCTCGGTGATCACCGGCGGAGCGGGCGGCATGGGTCTGGCGACGGCCAAGATCGTCGGCAGGGACCACGGCGTCGTCCTCTGCGATGTCCGACAGGAACGACTCGATGCGGCGGCCGCCGCGCTGGACGACCTCGGGATCACCGCCACAGCGGTGAACTGCGACGTCACCGACGCGCAGGCGGTCGCGCGACTCTTCGAGACCGCCGCCGGCCTCGGGACGGTCGCCTCGGTGATCCACACCGCCGGGGTCAGCCCCAGCATGGGCGGCGCCGACTACATCATCAGGACCAATGCCCTGGGCACGCTCAACGTCGACGAAGCGTTCTATGACACCGCCGCCGAGGGCGCCGCGATCGTGAACGTGGCATCGATGGCGGCCCACCTGCTGCCCGAGGAGATGATGCCGACGGGCAAGTACCCCCTGGCGATGCAGGACGTGGAGACCTTCATGACGGAGATGATGTCGACGTGCAGCGCCGTCCCCGACGAAGCCCGCTCCGGGTTCGCCTATGCCGTGAGCAAGGGCTTCGTCAGGTGGTACAGCTCGTCGCAGGCCGAAAGGTTCAACGGCCGGGGGCTGCGCATCGTCTCGGTGTCCCCGGGATCGGTCGACACGGAGATGGGCCGACTCGAGGAGCAGGCCGGCGCGGGTGCGATGGTCACCAACGCGGCGGTGCCGCGGTGGGGGAAACGCGAGGAGATGGCCGAGCTGCTGGCCTTCTGCGTCAGCGACAAGGCCGGTTATCTCACCGGAACCGACATCCTCAACGACGGCGGGGTGGTCGCCTCGATGAGGGAGCGCGCCAGGGTCGCCGAAGGCGGCTGA
- a CDS encoding 4-alpha-glucanotransferase, whose protein sequence is MFAAQPSPVSEDLRQLATAHGVATSYRNERREPVAVDADVVIRVLGLLDVDASTEAARRDELEKLAERERSGVPAPTVAVRLDGRPRSLPGAALLVDESGAHIEVHDELPGDLTPGWYQLHTLDGHRSTLVAAPPTVPSAPATWGWMLQLYALRSARSWGIGDLGDLREFVEWTAAEHGAGAVLLNPLHAPGPTHPVQPSPYTPSSRRFANPLALRIEDIGAYRRADPDVRAEVDALRVSAGTERIDHDLVWAAKRAALELLWRSEGRPDPLDDPAAPEGLRDWATYCALAERHGGRWSRWPQPLRDVTGSAVSSARRELAPRLAFHAWVQHRCAEQLTAVRDAARDSGMALGVLHDLAVGVDADGADAWALADVLATGVSVGAPPDNFTPRGQDWGLPPWRPDRLAATGYSALRDMLRAVLAHADGLRIDHVAGLWRLWWIPPGDGPDRGTYVHYDADAMLAVLALEAHRAHATVVGEDLGTVEPEVTQALSDNGMLVCAVSWFTRDQSAPDEPLLSPANWPTRAAASLSTHDLPTAAGFLRGEHVTARADLGLLDDVSAERANADRERTEWVALLRSEGLLDAASEPDEPAIIVAMHRFLASTPSQLKLVSPYDVIAEPRQPNLPGTIDEYPNWRLPLPVTLEQLRTDPRVAEVTAAFRGDR, encoded by the coding sequence GTGTTCGCAGCCCAACCGAGTCCGGTTTCCGAGGATCTCCGCCAACTGGCCACGGCTCACGGCGTGGCCACGTCCTACCGCAACGAGCGGCGGGAACCGGTCGCCGTGGACGCCGACGTGGTCATCCGAGTGCTCGGACTCCTCGACGTCGACGCCTCGACCGAGGCTGCCCGGCGGGATGAGTTGGAAAAGTTGGCCGAGCGAGAACGTTCCGGCGTGCCGGCACCCACGGTGGCGGTCCGGCTGGACGGACGTCCCAGATCTCTGCCGGGGGCAGCGCTGTTGGTGGACGAGTCCGGCGCACACATCGAGGTGCACGATGAACTGCCCGGCGACCTCACGCCGGGGTGGTATCAACTGCACACCCTCGACGGGCATCGGTCCACCCTTGTGGCGGCGCCGCCGACGGTGCCCTCGGCCCCTGCCACCTGGGGTTGGATGCTGCAGCTCTACGCATTGCGTTCGGCACGTTCCTGGGGCATCGGCGACCTCGGCGACCTGCGTGAGTTCGTGGAGTGGACCGCCGCCGAGCACGGCGCAGGCGCAGTACTGCTCAACCCTCTGCACGCACCCGGCCCGACACATCCGGTGCAGCCCTCCCCCTACACACCCTCCAGCCGGCGGTTCGCCAACCCGCTGGCATTACGCATCGAGGACATCGGCGCCTACCGACGCGCCGATCCCGATGTCCGCGCGGAAGTGGACGCGCTGCGTGTCTCCGCCGGCACCGAGCGGATCGATCACGACCTTGTGTGGGCGGCCAAACGCGCTGCGCTGGAACTTCTCTGGCGTTCCGAGGGCAGGCCTGATCCACTGGACGATCCGGCGGCGCCCGAGGGTTTGCGGGACTGGGCCACGTACTGCGCGCTGGCCGAGCGGCACGGCGGACGGTGGAGTCGGTGGCCGCAACCGCTGCGCGATGTCACCGGGTCGGCTGTCTCGTCGGCCCGCCGGGAACTGGCGCCCAGGCTGGCGTTCCATGCCTGGGTGCAGCACCGATGCGCCGAGCAGTTGACCGCTGTGCGGGATGCCGCCCGGGACTCCGGCATGGCACTGGGTGTGCTGCACGACCTGGCGGTGGGAGTCGACGCCGACGGCGCCGACGCGTGGGCGCTGGCCGACGTCCTGGCGACGGGGGTGAGTGTCGGGGCGCCGCCGGACAACTTCACCCCGCGTGGTCAGGACTGGGGTCTGCCGCCATGGCGGCCGGATCGGCTGGCCGCCACCGGATACTCCGCCCTGCGCGACATGCTCCGGGCCGTTCTCGCACACGCCGACGGCCTGCGCATCGACCACGTCGCCGGCCTGTGGCGGTTGTGGTGGATTCCGCCGGGTGACGGTCCCGACCGGGGCACCTACGTGCACTACGACGCCGACGCCATGCTCGCGGTGCTCGCGCTGGAAGCCCACCGGGCGCACGCCACCGTGGTCGGAGAGGATCTCGGGACGGTGGAACCGGAAGTCACGCAAGCACTTTCCGACAACGGCATGCTGGTTTGCGCGGTGTCGTGGTTCACCCGCGATCAGTCCGCACCGGACGAGCCCTTGTTGTCGCCGGCGAACTGGCCGACACGGGCTGCCGCCAGCCTCTCGACACACGACCTGCCGACCGCGGCGGGGTTCCTGCGGGGTGAGCATGTGACGGCGCGCGCCGACCTCGGTCTGCTCGACGACGTCTCGGCCGAACGGGCCAACGCCGACCGGGAACGCACGGAGTGGGTGGCACTGCTGCGCTCCGAAGGGCTTCTGGACGCGGCGTCAGAACCCGACGAGCCGGCGATCATCGTTGCGATGCACCGGTTCCTGGCGTCCACCCCGAGTCAACTCAAGCTCGTCTCACCGTATGACGTCATCGCCGAACCGCGGCAGCCTAATCTTCCCGGGACGATCGACGAATACCCGAACTGGCGTCTCCCACTTCCGGTGACCCTGGAGCAACTCCGCACCGACCCGCGGGTCGCGGAGGTCACCGCCGCGTTCCGGGGGGATCGCTGA
- the hadA gene encoding (3R)-hydroxyacyl-ACP dehydratase subunit HadA translates to MALSPDIVGMTYLYPDYYEVGVEKIRQYAKAVKNSDAAFFDEDAAGALGHDAILAPLTFISIFGLQAQLAFFAHAGIPIEEERIVQSEQGLTMLRPIKAGDRLYCHIRLESLRQAFGADVLTIRSRITNQHGETVQEDYTTMAGRSESE, encoded by the coding sequence ATGGCCCTGTCACCGGACATCGTCGGCATGACCTACCTGTACCCCGACTACTACGAGGTCGGGGTGGAGAAGATCCGCCAGTACGCCAAGGCGGTGAAGAACTCCGACGCCGCGTTCTTCGACGAGGACGCCGCCGGGGCGCTGGGTCACGACGCCATCCTGGCGCCGCTGACGTTCATCTCGATCTTCGGGCTGCAGGCCCAGCTCGCCTTCTTCGCCCATGCGGGCATCCCCATCGAAGAAGAACGGATCGTCCAGAGCGAGCAGGGTCTCACGATGCTGCGGCCCATCAAGGCGGGTGACAGGCTCTACTGCCACATTCGGCTCGAGTCGCTCCGGCAGGCGTTCGGAGCGGACGTCCTGACGATCAGGAGCCGGATCACCAACCAGCACGGCGAGACGGTGCAGGAGGACTACACCACGATGGCGGGCCGCAGCGAATCCGAGTGA
- a CDS encoding enoyl-CoA hydratase/isomerase family protein — MSLVTYELEDHVATITLNRPEARNAINGALRNDLNAAWDRFRDDEDAWVGILTANGDVFCAGGDLKDGAGAVGTFGGTFWEKPTINSFESGMELFKPTIAAVHGPCIGYGLTGVLFCDFVIASTEASFRFPEVTLGVPTVVGAIRLPRRVGWANAMELLLTGKSMDAARAKEIGLIWRLVEPGDLRAEAMAWAKTLTQAAPLAQRATKEVAWRTADMGWIESVRFGETMRKVAGATEDVAEGMQAWRDRRPPQWRAR, encoded by the coding sequence ATGAGCCTCGTCACCTATGAACTCGAAGACCACGTCGCCACCATCACCCTGAACCGGCCGGAGGCGCGCAATGCGATCAACGGCGCGCTGCGCAACGACCTGAACGCGGCCTGGGATCGGTTCCGCGACGACGAGGACGCCTGGGTCGGGATCCTGACCGCCAACGGCGACGTGTTCTGCGCCGGTGGCGACCTCAAGGACGGCGCGGGCGCAGTGGGCACATTCGGCGGAACGTTCTGGGAGAAGCCGACTATCAACTCCTTCGAAAGCGGAATGGAGTTGTTCAAGCCCACCATCGCCGCGGTGCACGGCCCCTGCATCGGATACGGGTTGACCGGGGTGTTGTTCTGCGACTTCGTCATCGCCAGCACCGAGGCCAGCTTCCGTTTCCCGGAGGTGACGCTCGGGGTGCCCACCGTTGTCGGAGCGATCCGGTTGCCTCGTCGCGTCGGGTGGGCCAACGCGATGGAACTGCTGTTGACCGGCAAGTCGATGGACGCGGCGCGCGCCAAGGAGATCGGGTTGATCTGGAGGCTGGTCGAACCCGGTGATCTTCGGGCTGAGGCCATGGCGTGGGCCAAGACCCTGACCCAGGCGGCGCCACTGGCTCAGCGGGCGACCAAGGAGGTCGCCTGGCGCACTGCCGACATGGGCTGGATCGAGTCGGTTCGCTTCGGCGAGACCATGCGCAAGGTGGCCGGAGCCACCGAAGACGTCGCCGAAGGGATGCAGGCCTGGCGCGACCGACGCCCGCCGCAGTGGCGGGCGCGGTAG
- a CDS encoding NAD-dependent epimerase/dehydratase family protein: MDTHSEGRVLITGGRGFIGRAVVKAFHDRGIPVTIVDRQEPDEPRAGVTDVVGDLLDKAVLDQAVAPGTVAIVHLAAATSVLRSVERPADTYAENVAVTHELLELARIRGVTRFVLASTNAVVGDVGTTTITEELPLRPLTPYGATKAACEMLLSGYAGSYGLTTCALRFSNVYGSGMAHKDSFVPRLMRAALSGSTVRIYGDGSQRRDLVHVDDVVRAVLLGWDSTYTGSAIVGSGRSVSVLELVETVRRVTGRPLVAEHIEAQQGEMPAVVLDLSHSAHAIGYRPSVELSDGLESTWRYFRDEASGATA, encoded by the coding sequence GTGGACACACACAGTGAGGGGCGCGTGCTGATCACCGGCGGCCGGGGCTTCATCGGTCGGGCCGTCGTGAAGGCGTTTCACGACAGGGGGATTCCCGTGACGATCGTCGACCGGCAGGAGCCCGACGAGCCGCGCGCCGGGGTGACCGACGTCGTCGGAGACCTCCTCGACAAGGCCGTCCTCGACCAGGCAGTGGCACCCGGCACCGTAGCCATCGTCCACCTTGCCGCCGCGACGTCGGTACTCCGCTCGGTGGAGAGGCCCGCAGACACCTACGCCGAAAACGTCGCTGTCACCCACGAACTGCTCGAGCTGGCCCGAATCAGGGGGGTCACCAGATTCGTGCTGGCGTCGACGAACGCAGTGGTGGGTGACGTGGGGACCACCACGATCACCGAGGAGCTGCCGTTGCGGCCGCTGACGCCCTATGGAGCCACCAAGGCCGCCTGCGAGATGTTGCTGTCGGGCTATGCAGGGTCATACGGGCTCACGACCTGCGCGCTGCGGTTCAGCAACGTGTACGGATCGGGCATGGCGCACAAGGACAGTTTTGTTCCGAGGCTGATGCGGGCAGCGCTGTCGGGTTCGACCGTACGCATCTACGGCGACGGTTCACAGCGCCGTGATCTCGTTCATGTCGACGACGTCGTGCGTGCTGTCCTGCTCGGTTGGGACAGCACCTACACCGGCAGCGCGATCGTCGGATCGGGACGTTCGGTGTCGGTGCTGGAACTCGTCGAGACCGTTCGCCGTGTCACCGGCCGGCCTCTGGTCGCGGAACACATTGAGGCGCAACAGGGTGAGATGCCCGCCGTGGTCCTCGACCTGTCGCACAGTGCGCATGCCATCGGCTACCGCCCGTCGGTCGAACTGTCGGACGGGCTCGAGAGCACATGGCGCTATTTCCGCGACGAGGCTTCGGGCGCGACCGCGTGA
- a CDS encoding glycosyltransferase family 2 protein, protein MTRLAEYPDEVDTLAVAEFHRRHSHPRLAELVVVIAAYNEAAGIGAVLAGIPKSCCGIPVDVLVVVDGATDQTAEIADRHGAYTCVAPRNRGQGAALRLGYRLAADCGARYVVTTDADGQYDGSELAELVRPLVEDRADFVTGSRRLGRHESDSRLRWLGVRVFAMLASLLTWRRLTDTSFGFRAMRAELACTVPLVEPQYQSSELLLGIMARGARVLEVPMTMSRRSDGATKKGGDLVYGANYARVMLRTWCREYVLRGRRR, encoded by the coding sequence GTGACACGCCTCGCCGAATACCCGGACGAGGTGGACACCCTCGCCGTCGCGGAGTTCCACCGGCGCCATTCGCACCCGCGCCTCGCGGAACTGGTGGTGGTGATCGCCGCCTACAACGAGGCCGCCGGCATCGGCGCGGTGCTGGCGGGCATACCGAAAAGCTGCTGCGGCATTCCGGTGGACGTGCTCGTCGTCGTCGACGGCGCCACGGACCAGACCGCGGAGATCGCGGACCGGCACGGGGCCTACACCTGCGTCGCGCCGCGAAACCGGGGTCAGGGTGCGGCCCTGCGACTCGGCTACCGCCTGGCTGCGGACTGCGGCGCCCGCTACGTGGTGACCACCGACGCCGACGGCCAGTACGACGGTTCAGAGCTCGCCGAACTGGTGCGCCCGCTGGTCGAGGACCGTGCCGATTTTGTCACCGGTTCGCGCCGACTCGGTCGACACGAGTCGGACAGTCGGTTGCGCTGGCTCGGAGTGCGCGTCTTTGCGATGCTGGCCTCGCTGCTGACGTGGCGCCGTCTCACCGACACGTCGTTCGGGTTCCGGGCCATGCGGGCCGAACTGGCCTGCACGGTTCCGCTGGTCGAGCCGCAGTATCAGTCGTCGGAGCTACTGCTCGGCATCATGGCCCGGGGGGCGCGGGTCCTCGAGGTCCCCATGACGATGAGCCGCCGCAGCGACGGTGCCACCAAGAAGGGTGGTGACCTGGTCTACGGCGCGAATTACGCCCGCGTCATGCTGCGGACGTGGTGTCGGGAGTACGTGCTGCGCGGTCGACGAAGATGA
- a CDS encoding GtrA family protein has translation MIRPWRTRIPLWGRYTGASVIAGILSEIVFLVTYWFTAGPLLASLLAFVAGAVPNYLMNRYWAWQRRGRPDRTREVLPYAVIVIVTALTAILVTTAADRWVRDHVSAQALQVGLVGAAFLATYGAMFVLKFVLFDRFIFVDRAARTPDTTSAA, from the coding sequence GTGATTCGACCGTGGCGCACACGAATTCCACTGTGGGGTCGCTACACCGGCGCCTCGGTCATCGCCGGGATCCTCAGCGAGATCGTCTTCCTGGTCACCTACTGGTTCACGGCCGGTCCGCTGCTCGCGAGTCTGCTCGCTTTCGTCGCAGGTGCTGTGCCCAACTATCTGATGAACCGGTACTGGGCCTGGCAGCGCCGCGGACGCCCGGACCGCACCAGGGAAGTCCTCCCGTACGCCGTGATCGTGATCGTCACCGCGCTGACCGCGATCCTGGTCACGACGGCCGCCGATCGCTGGGTTCGCGACCACGTTTCTGCGCAGGCGCTCCAGGTCGGCCTCGTCGGCGCCGCGTTCCTGGCGACCTACGGTGCCATGTTCGTGCTGAAGTTCGTGCTCTTCGACCGGTTCATCTTCGTCGACCGCGCAGCACGTACTCCCGACACCACGTCCGCAGCATGA
- a CDS encoding methyltransferase, producing the protein MDDHRGAFTAATGRQLEAAGPDKPRYRRYQYELIAPHCGRSILEVGAGLGEFAEQFDDLDRLVVTDVDPAAVAVMARRFAGRAEVEVRQLELGTAPDLDRPVESVVAINVLEHIDDDAGALRSLATAVEVGGRLVLWVPGYQQLYGEFDRKVGHVRRYTPNSLADAVRRADLDVELVRPVNLLGGVAWWLAVRRGGAGAPNPRLVAAFDRCVVPVTKALERRVRVPFGQSVLCVARKRSES; encoded by the coding sequence ATGGACGATCACCGGGGGGCGTTCACCGCGGCCACCGGCCGTCAACTCGAGGCCGCGGGACCGGACAAGCCCCGCTATCGCCGGTACCAATACGAACTGATCGCGCCGCACTGCGGCAGGTCGATCCTCGAGGTGGGCGCCGGCCTCGGCGAGTTCGCCGAGCAGTTCGACGACCTGGACCGACTCGTGGTCACCGATGTCGACCCGGCCGCGGTCGCGGTCATGGCGCGACGCTTCGCCGGGCGCGCCGAGGTCGAGGTCCGTCAACTCGAGCTGGGGACAGCGCCCGATCTCGATCGCCCCGTCGAGTCGGTGGTCGCGATCAACGTGCTCGAGCACATCGATGACGACGCCGGCGCGCTGCGGTCGCTCGCCACTGCCGTCGAGGTCGGCGGCAGGCTGGTCCTGTGGGTGCCGGGCTATCAACAGCTCTACGGCGAGTTCGACCGCAAGGTGGGCCATGTTCGTCGCTACACGCCGAACTCCCTGGCCGATGCCGTACGGCGAGCGGATCTCGACGTCGAACTCGTCAGGCCGGTGAACCTGCTGGGCGGCGTCGCCTGGTGGTTGGCCGTTCGCCGGGGCGGGGCCGGCGCACCCAATCCGAGGTTGGTCGCCGCCTTCGACCGCTGTGTGGTGCCGGTGACGAAGGCTCTGGAACGTCGGGTGCGGGTGCCCTTCGGTCAGTCGGTGTTGTGTGTGGCCCGCAAGCGGAGCGAGTCGTGA